A window from Sulfoacidibacillus ferrooxidans encodes these proteins:
- a CDS encoding phenylacetic acid degradation protein, translated as MGKDEEALHYDVFEVFVQKDPLSYHQHVGSVVAPSDSLAVQVARESFLRREKAVNLWVVRQNNIYQSPTDSSFFSNRELGKDYREVAGYADNAHQWKALKQRVMTIDDLVRD; from the coding sequence GTGGGAAAAGATGAAGAGGCGCTCCACTACGATGTATTTGAAGTCTTTGTTCAAAAGGATCCATTGTCATACCATCAACATGTAGGAAGTGTCGTAGCACCTTCTGATAGTTTAGCCGTCCAAGTAGCAAGAGAGAGCTTCTTGCGTCGGGAAAAGGCAGTGAATCTTTGGGTTGTACGACAAAATAATATCTATCAATCTCCGACTGATTCATCTTTCTTTTCCAATCGCGAACTAGGAAAAGACTATAGAGAAGTTGCAGGATATGCAGATAATGCCCATCAATGGAAGGCGCTAAAGCAACGGGTGATGACAATTGATGACCTTGTACGCGATTGA
- the paaA gene encoding 1,2-phenylacetyl-CoA epoxidase subunit PaaA → MARIERGEKIESTDWMPDDYRKLLIKQIHMHGISEIMGAYPEKEWVPKAPNLRRKLALMAKVQDEIGHGQLLLSVAEDLAQPLGKVRDDFIEDVFNQRVKFHNVFHMEAPTWADAGIIGFFVDGGAIITQASLLDSSYAPYARVLQRICAEESFHMQHGESIVLALAQGTPVQRAMLQSAIDRWWPSMMFFFGPPDMSTASRTMLSYKIRTKTNEELRQKFLTRYVPRIKALGMTIPDPLLHFDEVEQLWTYSDPEWEWFSAMVMHNSGPKSQERIELRRQAHEGQKWVRDAMLRANEFMHVI, encoded by the coding sequence ATGGCGCGAATTGAACGCGGCGAAAAAATTGAATCGACAGACTGGATGCCTGATGATTATAGGAAACTACTGATTAAGCAAATCCACATGCATGGAATTAGCGAGATTATGGGGGCGTATCCAGAGAAAGAATGGGTTCCAAAGGCACCTAACTTACGACGTAAATTGGCTTTAATGGCTAAAGTTCAAGACGAAATCGGGCATGGACAACTTCTTTTAAGTGTCGCAGAAGACTTAGCACAACCACTTGGAAAAGTTCGTGATGATTTCATTGAAGACGTTTTCAATCAACGAGTTAAATTTCACAATGTATTTCACATGGAGGCACCTACGTGGGCAGATGCAGGAATTATTGGTTTCTTTGTTGATGGCGGTGCCATTATTACGCAAGCGTCCTTATTAGATAGCTCTTATGCACCTTATGCACGTGTGTTACAACGCATCTGCGCGGAAGAAAGTTTCCATATGCAACATGGGGAGTCTATCGTGCTTGCACTCGCACAGGGGACTCCTGTACAACGTGCCATGCTACAGTCGGCGATTGATCGCTGGTGGCCTTCGATGATGTTCTTTTTTGGTCCTCCAGATATGTCTACAGCATCTCGTACAATGCTATCCTATAAGATTCGAACCAAAACAAACGAAGAACTGCGACAAAAGTTTTTGACGCGCTACGTTCCACGCATTAAGGCGCTTGGAATGACTATACCTGATCCATTGCTTCATTTTGATGAAGTAGAACAGCTATGGACGTACTCTGATCCGGAGTGGGAATGGTTTTCTGCTATGGTGATGCATAACTCTGGTCCTAAATCACAGGAGCGAATTGAATTGCGACGTCAAGCTCATGAAGGTCAAAAATGGGTGCGAGACGCGATGCTTCGCGCCAATGAGTTCATGCATGTGATCTAG
- a CDS encoding TetR/AcrR family transcriptional regulator produces the protein MKSSKDEIFRAARFLFSTKGYHGTTIRDIAKARGILSGSLYAHIESKEDLLYAIVEEGATAFLDALIPISQSDMSALNKLQAALVAHIEVITTHMDGARVFLHEWTALDDEHRQKVLLQRDEYEKLWAQLLQEGIDTGVLKPVNVKYLRLLVLSAGNWVSEWYRSDGPMSPEMIASEFLTILLYGVAE, from the coding sequence ATGAAAAGCTCAAAAGATGAAATTTTTCGTGCAGCACGTTTTCTGTTTAGTACAAAAGGTTATCATGGCACAACCATCCGCGACATTGCTAAAGCGAGAGGCATCCTATCGGGAAGCCTATACGCGCATATTGAGTCAAAAGAAGATCTCCTCTATGCGATTGTAGAAGAGGGAGCTACGGCATTTTTAGATGCACTCATCCCTATTTCACAAAGTGACATGTCCGCACTCAATAAATTACAAGCTGCATTAGTCGCACACATCGAAGTTATTACCACTCACATGGATGGTGCGAGAGTTTTTTTGCATGAATGGACAGCTTTAGATGATGAACATCGTCAAAAAGTCCTTTTGCAAAGAGATGAATATGAAAAACTGTGGGCTCAATTATTACAGGAGGGAATAGACACTGGGGTGTTAAAGCCTGTCAATGTCAAATACTTAAGACTATTAGTACTCTCCGCTGGGAACTGGGTATCAGAGTGGTATCGTTCTGATGGTCCCATGTCTCCTGAAATGATTGCATCCGAGTTTTTAACCATCTTATTGTATGGAGTAGCGGAGTAA
- a CDS encoding PIG-L deacetylase family protein has translation MNIRHVLQLPNLLEVKSIICVQPHPDDNEVGAAGTLRILKDHHCDITFVTVTDGRHGTSAVFQNPEELVSIRRKERIRAGELLGVTRHIECNFADGGNYTEQDLIAPLVHIFREIKPDMVMTIDPWMPYEAHPDHVKVGHATATAAMFAGNLTMFQEVGHPHSIPQIAFYGTSYPNTMIDITPYFETKMQAIYTHESQFANEDWPLISQFFRMQAAEQYNKGIQSMETLPHAQTVQDGLVDRYGEVFKVLALRELHFFPNAINS, from the coding sequence ATGAATATACGACATGTACTCCAATTACCCAATCTATTAGAAGTGAAATCGATTATTTGTGTGCAGCCCCATCCGGACGACAATGAAGTGGGGGCTGCTGGCACATTGCGCATACTCAAGGATCATCATTGTGATATCACGTTTGTTACTGTGACTGATGGGCGCCATGGTACTTCAGCTGTTTTCCAAAATCCAGAAGAGCTTGTTTCTATCCGTCGAAAGGAGCGAATTAGGGCAGGTGAATTGCTAGGTGTCACTCGTCATATCGAATGTAATTTTGCCGATGGTGGCAATTATACAGAACAAGATCTTATTGCACCGCTTGTTCATATTTTTCGCGAAATAAAACCAGACATGGTCATGACGATAGACCCTTGGATGCCTTATGAAGCGCACCCTGATCATGTGAAGGTGGGACATGCAACAGCTACTGCAGCGATGTTTGCTGGTAATTTGACCATGTTTCAAGAAGTAGGACACCCTCATTCGATACCTCAAATTGCCTTTTATGGTACTAGTTATCCTAATACAATGATTGATATTACTCCGTATTTCGAGACGAAAATGCAAGCTATCTACACGCATGAATCACAATTTGCCAATGAAGATTGGCCGTTGATTAGTCAGTTTTTTAGGATGCAAGCAGCAGAACAATACAATAAGGGAATTCAGAGTATGGAAACTCTGCCACACGCGCAGACGGTACAGGATGGATTAGTCGATCGTTATGGGGAAGTTTTTAAAGTTCTCGCGTTGAGAGAATTGCATTTTTTCCCTAATGCAATAAACAGCTGA
- a CDS encoding class II aldolase/adducin family protein, whose amino-acid sequence MFTLAAADRSMIDTVIDFAQRMVKDRLVTGTSGNISCLLQSGSHIAITPTGVPYHELTVDKMSVVHLSGDHCRGLFPSSETPMHLGIYQGRKDVQAVVHTHSMYATTFAVLGEPIPALHYMIAALGGNEIPVTSHYAQYGTLELAQSAVSAMGDVFSGVLLRNHGAITVGTSVAKAYQHAILVEEMAELYYRTRCIGDPKLLTNQQMHDVFDGFKTYGKQNEKVGSLLLVTLQ is encoded by the coding sequence GTGTTTACATTAGCAGCTGCAGATCGTTCTATGATCGATACGGTCATTGATTTTGCACAACGTATGGTCAAGGATCGCTTAGTAACAGGCACATCAGGGAATATTAGCTGTTTACTACAAAGCGGTAGCCATATTGCGATTACTCCAACTGGAGTTCCTTATCATGAACTGACTGTAGACAAAATGTCTGTTGTACATCTATCTGGGGACCATTGTAGGGGTTTATTTCCTTCATCCGAAACTCCTATGCATCTAGGTATCTATCAGGGGCGTAAAGATGTACAGGCAGTCGTTCATACTCATTCGATGTATGCAACCACTTTTGCAGTGCTTGGCGAACCAATTCCCGCATTACATTATATGATTGCAGCTTTAGGTGGAAATGAGATTCCTGTCACATCACATTATGCGCAATATGGAACACTTGAACTCGCACAATCAGCCGTGTCAGCGATGGGAGATGTTTTTAGCGGAGTACTACTGCGCAATCATGGTGCGATTACTGTTGGGACATCCGTTGCAAAAGCGTACCAACATGCGATTTTAGTAGAAGAAATGGCTGAGTTGTATTACCGAACACGCTGCATAGGCGATCCAAAGTTGCTAACCAATCAGCAGATGCATGATGTTTTTGATGGTTTTAAAACATATGGTAAACAAAACGAGAAGGTAGGATCTTTGTTGTTAGTTACATTACAGTGA
- a CDS encoding glycerate kinase gives MKGAITVRILIAPDSFKGSLNASEIAQSMASGVKKAAPDSIIDMLPIADGGEGTMDCMIEAVGGHIVTVSIHDPLGNARDARYGLLVDGTVVIEAAEANGLELIERDERNPLLMNTVGVGELIVHALDAGHTSFIIGIGGSGTNDAGIGMLYALGVRLLDVNGNELEPLPLSLSQLFTLDCSQLHPNLRLTTMHIATDVSNPLCGEQGATAIFGPQKGVRSEWIDSLDQGFRQLSVVIDRQFGISTADMPGAGAAGGMGAAFVGVLGAKLGRGIDIILEMTDFNRRAKAADLIFTGEGKTDTQTLQGKAVYGVVVRAKTLGTPVICVSGSYGSDVEDLYDMGLDAMLSIVPGPVSLEQSLLHAKAYIVQTCFQAMRIFLAGQRQ, from the coding sequence ATCAAGGGGGCGATCACTGTCCGTATCTTAATTGCTCCAGACTCTTTTAAAGGCTCTCTCAATGCTTCTGAGATTGCACAAAGTATGGCAAGTGGTGTAAAAAAGGCTGCCCCAGATAGTATCATCGACATGCTCCCGATTGCAGATGGTGGGGAAGGTACGATGGATTGTATGATAGAAGCGGTGGGTGGACATATTGTGACGGTCTCTATCCACGATCCGTTAGGGAACGCTCGTGATGCACGATATGGATTACTTGTAGATGGTACAGTGGTCATTGAAGCAGCAGAGGCGAACGGTCTTGAATTGATTGAAAGAGATGAACGCAATCCACTTCTAATGAACACTGTGGGAGTTGGAGAACTCATTGTACACGCATTGGATGCAGGGCATACATCATTTATCATTGGAATAGGTGGCAGTGGGACAAATGATGCTGGTATTGGCATGCTATATGCACTCGGTGTTCGTCTACTAGATGTGAACGGGAATGAACTCGAACCGTTGCCTCTATCGCTTAGTCAGTTGTTCACACTTGATTGTTCACAACTTCATCCAAACCTTCGCTTAACTACGATGCACATCGCAACAGATGTGAGTAATCCTTTGTGTGGAGAACAGGGTGCAACAGCCATATTTGGACCACAAAAAGGTGTGCGCAGTGAATGGATAGATTCACTCGATCAAGGATTTAGACAATTGAGTGTAGTGATCGATAGGCAATTTGGTATTTCAACTGCTGACATGCCAGGCGCGGGTGCGGCTGGGGGGATGGGAGCAGCATTTGTAGGCGTGCTTGGTGCAAAACTAGGACGTGGAATTGATATCATTCTTGAGATGACTGATTTTAATCGTCGAGCGAAAGCGGCTGATCTCATTTTTACTGGTGAAGGTAAGACAGATACTCAGACGCTGCAAGGAAAGGCAGTATATGGAGTCGTTGTTCGAGCAAAAACACTGGGCACTCCCGTAATTTGTGTATCTGGTTCCTATGGGTCTGATGTAGAAGATCTTTATGATATGGGCTTAGACGCCATGCTATCGATCGTTCCTGGTCCTGTTAGCTTAGAGCAGTCTCTCCTTCACGCAAAAGCATATATTGTCCAAACATGCTTTCAAGCTATGCGTATTTTTCTTGCTGGACAGCGTCAATAG
- the nadB gene encoding L-aspartate oxidase yields the protein MVTHIDTDFIIVGTGIAGLMSSLRAAEYGRVILVTNGELQASNSMLAQGGIAAVQGDDDHVLLHIQDTLQTGQGLSERDIVQMIVSMAPDVITQLRRLGVVFDGDATGHPHLGMEGAHSRQRILHIGGDQTGKGILKELTKHVQSHPNIEIYPHTYVYDLQISCGECTGIWAIHDDHHILHMNARAIVLATGGLGQLFSYTTNHSLALGDGYVLAQRAGATLRDMEFIQFHPTGFRSHRKTDKNVPLISEAVRGEGALLVDEHETPFMHRYHQHKDLAARDIVARAIYSEMQAGRDIFLDARNIPDFAQRFPTIFHTCMDSGINPQMQLMPVVPVAHYAMGGVQTDSYGHTSILRLFAIGEVASVGLHGANRLASNSLLEGLVMAERVISQMVALPPVPPSSTLSDSLLSSSELNNFMTHPSDHVLEKVQQTMWGHVGIVRDQEHLSFALKELSNELIKLPKVPDANRTVVTAAIYVTRAALWRKESRGAHFRSDFPFKSTLFEKHSTQVKETQHEPVARTANH from the coding sequence ATGGTTACGCACATCGATACTGACTTTATCATCGTGGGAACTGGTATCGCCGGGTTGATGAGTAGCTTGCGCGCAGCCGAATATGGACGTGTAATACTTGTCACAAATGGTGAGCTGCAGGCTAGCAATAGCATGCTGGCTCAAGGTGGTATTGCCGCAGTTCAAGGTGATGATGACCATGTTTTATTGCATATACAAGATACACTGCAAACTGGTCAAGGTTTATCTGAACGCGATATTGTGCAGATGATTGTAAGTATGGCACCAGATGTCATTACACAACTACGCCGTCTTGGCGTGGTGTTTGATGGTGATGCGACTGGACATCCTCATCTGGGGATGGAAGGCGCTCATAGTCGCCAGCGAATTTTGCATATTGGTGGCGATCAGACAGGAAAAGGGATCTTGAAGGAGCTTACAAAGCACGTTCAGTCACATCCAAATATCGAGATTTATCCTCATACATATGTATATGATCTTCAGATTTCATGCGGCGAATGCACTGGAATCTGGGCTATCCATGATGACCATCACATCCTACATATGAACGCTCGAGCGATAGTCTTAGCGACAGGTGGGCTCGGACAATTATTTAGTTATACAACCAATCACTCGTTAGCTCTAGGCGACGGATATGTTTTGGCACAACGCGCTGGAGCCACATTGCGCGATATGGAGTTCATCCAATTTCATCCAACAGGATTTCGAAGCCATAGAAAAACGGATAAAAACGTTCCACTGATCTCAGAAGCAGTGCGCGGAGAAGGAGCTTTGCTAGTTGACGAGCACGAAACTCCCTTTATGCACCGCTATCATCAACATAAAGACCTTGCTGCAAGAGATATCGTAGCTCGTGCTATTTATTCGGAGATGCAAGCTGGTCGCGATATCTTTCTTGACGCACGAAACATACCAGACTTTGCACAACGTTTCCCCACTATTTTTCATACGTGTATGGATAGTGGCATAAATCCACAAATGCAACTCATGCCTGTTGTGCCAGTAGCACACTATGCGATGGGCGGTGTACAGACCGATTCGTATGGACACACATCGATTCTGCGCTTATTTGCCATCGGTGAAGTCGCATCTGTTGGACTTCACGGAGCCAATCGTTTAGCGAGCAACTCATTGTTAGAGGGACTCGTCATGGCAGAACGAGTGATCTCTCAGATGGTTGCACTCCCTCCTGTACCTCCATCTTCTACTCTTTCAGATTCCCTCTTATCTTCTAGTGAATTGAACAATTTTATGACTCATCCTTCAGATCATGTGCTAGAAAAAGTGCAACAAACGATGTGGGGACATGTAGGTATCGTTAGAGATCAGGAGCATCTATCGTTTGCACTAAAAGAACTGTCTAATGAGCTTATCAAACTCCCTAAAGTGCCTGATGCAAACCGCACAGTTGTTACAGCAGCTATCTACGTTACACGTGCAGCTCTTTGGCGTAAAGAAAGTCGTGGCGCACACTTTCGTTCTGATTTTCCATTCAAGTCCACTCTTTTTGAAAAACACTCAACGCAAGTAAAGGAGACACAACATGAACCAGTTGCTCGTACAGCAAATCATTAA
- the nadC gene encoding carboxylating nicotinate-nucleotide diphosphorylase, protein MNQLLVQQIIKNALIEDIGTNDLTTELIFEEEARVHAVLIAKSPGRVAGLSIAKQTFLMLDPEVIFEARVADGMDVLSGTILADIVGRARGVLSAERVALNVLQRMSGIATQTQLLCEKVKDYPTQIVDTRKTLPGLRMFDKYAVTVGGGRNHRFGLYDAVLIKDNHIAAMGSITAAVTRVKEKVGPFIKIEVETDTLDQVAEAIKCPIDVILLDNMNPQNMRVAVNLVAKRMLTEASGGVTPETVQDYAKTGVDLISVGWLTHSVRALDISLDILGVVL, encoded by the coding sequence ATGAACCAGTTGCTCGTACAGCAAATCATTAAAAACGCACTAATTGAAGATATCGGAACAAACGATCTAACTACAGAGCTGATCTTTGAAGAAGAGGCTCGCGTTCATGCCGTATTAATCGCTAAAAGTCCTGGACGAGTCGCTGGTTTAAGCATTGCTAAGCAAACCTTTCTCATGCTAGATCCAGAAGTAATCTTTGAGGCTCGCGTTGCAGATGGTATGGATGTCTTGTCAGGGACAATCTTAGCAGATATCGTTGGCCGCGCGCGTGGCGTTCTTTCAGCAGAACGTGTGGCACTCAATGTATTACAGAGAATGTCAGGTATCGCAACGCAAACTCAGTTGCTATGTGAAAAAGTAAAAGACTACCCTACACAGATTGTAGATACAAGAAAAACATTGCCTGGACTGAGAATGTTTGATAAGTACGCAGTTACAGTCGGCGGTGGACGTAACCACCGCTTCGGGTTATACGATGCAGTACTCATTAAAGACAATCATATTGCTGCCATGGGATCGATTACGGCCGCAGTCACTCGCGTTAAGGAGAAAGTGGGGCCGTTTATAAAGATTGAAGTGGAAACTGATACACTTGACCAAGTAGCTGAGGCTATAAAATGTCCTATTGATGTTATTTTATTGGATAATATGAACCCTCAAAACATGCGAGTTGCAGTTAATTTAGTTGCTAAACGAATGTTGACTGAAGCATCTGGTGGTGTGACACCAGAAACAGTTCAAGACTATGCGAAGACAGGAGTAGATCTTATTTCTGTGGGGTGGTTAACCCATTCAGTGAGAGCGCTCGATATAAGCTTAGATATTTTGGGGGTGGTATTGTAA
- the nadA gene encoding quinolinate synthase NadA has protein sequence MSLLNHKLVAQPTNSYEQLSSLELDQRIAEAKRILGTSLVILGHHYQRDDVIQYADFRGDSLQLARLAAQVTDARYIVFCGVHFMAETADLLTSSEQIVILPDLRAGCSMADMATSDQVDTAWDLLTSQFGHSIMPITYVNSSAAVKAFVGRHDGLTVTSSNAQRILQYALQQSERVLFLPDQHLGRNTAVRLGIDLRDIAVYDPSAHEVQYPHGQGNSRVLLWKGHCSVHEKFQPHHVTMVRQTYPDIRVIVHPECSYETVQLADDSGSTDYIIKQIEASAPGTSFAIGTEHHLVHRLADTYFDRTIVSLNENACPCMTMNRIDRPHLLYVLEQLVKGSPTHIIRVSDDIATWSRIAIERMLQQS, from the coding sequence ATGAGTCTGCTCAATCATAAACTAGTCGCACAACCAACAAATTCCTATGAACAATTATCATCACTAGAACTCGATCAGAGAATCGCTGAGGCAAAGCGAATACTAGGAACTTCACTCGTCATCTTAGGTCATCACTACCAACGCGATGATGTCATTCAATATGCAGACTTTCGCGGAGATTCATTGCAGTTGGCAAGGCTTGCAGCACAAGTAACAGATGCACGGTACATTGTATTTTGTGGCGTCCATTTCATGGCAGAGACTGCAGATTTACTCACTTCTTCTGAACAAATCGTCATTCTTCCAGACTTACGCGCAGGGTGTTCAATGGCTGACATGGCGACGAGTGATCAAGTGGATACCGCATGGGATCTCCTGACGTCACAATTTGGTCATTCCATCATGCCTATCACGTATGTCAATTCATCCGCTGCAGTCAAAGCTTTTGTTGGACGGCACGATGGACTCACTGTAACCTCTTCCAATGCACAACGCATCTTACAGTATGCATTGCAACAAAGCGAACGCGTATTATTTCTCCCTGATCAACATCTAGGAAGGAATACAGCTGTGCGACTCGGCATAGATCTACGTGACATTGCAGTCTATGATCCATCTGCACATGAGGTACAATATCCTCATGGTCAGGGGAATTCTCGTGTCCTATTATGGAAAGGACACTGTTCTGTACATGAAAAATTCCAGCCGCACCACGTAACCATGGTTCGTCAAACATATCCTGACATCCGCGTGATTGTTCATCCAGAATGCTCATATGAAACCGTGCAACTAGCAGATGACAGTGGATCTACTGACTATATTATCAAGCAAATCGAAGCGTCAGCTCCTGGAACATCTTTTGCGATTGGTACTGAGCATCACTTAGTGCATCGGTTAGCCGATACCTATTTCGATCGCACCATCGTCTCACTCAATGAAAATGCCTGCCCTTGCATGACCATGAATCGAATTGATCGACCACATCTCCTCTATGTTTTAGAGCAATTAGTCAAGGGTTCACCTACTCATATCATTCGCGTGTCTGATGATATAGCAACTTGGAGTAGAATCGCCATTGAACGGATGTTACAACAATCCTAA
- a CDS encoding NADP-dependent oxidoreductase, with product MNQQIILKQRPSGTPNTDTFEWTKTPISAVQEGQLLVKTLYLSVDPYMRGRMSDRKSYVPSYELGKPIEGGVVGEVLESQSPDFHKGDFVLGGYGWQTYATVSAKTVRRIDPTLAPLSTALGILGMTGLTAYFGLLDIGRPQAGETVVISGAAGAVGMVVGQIAKIKGAHVVGIAGSTKKIDYLINELGFDSAISYKGDIPLHKALATACPHGVDVYFDNVGGEISDAVLRRLNKGARVPLCGQISSYNLEKPDIGVRPQTFLLINSALMQGFIVSDFAKRFPEGIKELAQWVNSKQLKSQETIIDGFDQTVNAFLGLFTGDNLGKQLVKVADPSHG from the coding sequence ATGAATCAACAAATCATTTTAAAACAACGGCCATCTGGAACACCCAATACAGATACTTTTGAATGGACAAAGACACCCATCTCTGCTGTACAAGAGGGACAACTTTTAGTTAAAACACTTTATTTGTCAGTCGATCCTTATATGCGGGGAAGAATGAGCGATCGCAAATCATATGTCCCTTCCTATGAGTTAGGAAAACCGATAGAAGGTGGTGTCGTGGGTGAAGTATTGGAATCACAGTCACCAGACTTTCACAAGGGTGATTTTGTATTAGGCGGTTACGGATGGCAAACTTATGCAACAGTGAGTGCAAAAACTGTCCGAAGAATTGATCCGACACTCGCTCCTCTTTCCACTGCTTTAGGCATTCTTGGTATGACGGGGTTAACTGCTTACTTTGGATTACTTGACATCGGACGACCACAGGCGGGAGAGACAGTCGTTATTTCTGGAGCAGCTGGTGCAGTAGGGATGGTCGTAGGGCAGATTGCAAAAATTAAGGGAGCACATGTAGTCGGTATTGCGGGATCAACGAAAAAAATAGATTATTTGATCAACGAGCTAGGATTTGATTCCGCGATAAGCTATAAAGGAGACATTCCTCTTCACAAAGCTTTAGCAACTGCTTGTCCGCATGGTGTGGATGTTTATTTTGACAATGTCGGTGGAGAGATTTCAGATGCGGTTTTACGTCGTCTCAATAAAGGGGCGCGTGTGCCATTATGCGGACAAATATCATCATATAATCTAGAAAAACCGGATATTGGGGTTCGACCGCAGACCTTCCTCTTAATCAACAGTGCATTGATGCAAGGGTTTATCGTCAGTGATTTTGCAAAGCGGTTTCCTGAAGGGATAAAAGAACTTGCACAATGGGTAAACAGTAAGCAATTGAAGTCACAGGAAACGATTATTGATGGGTTTGATCAAACGGTGAATGCCTTTCTTGGGTTATTTACAGGTGATAATCTGGGTAAACAACTAGTAAAGGTAGCAGATCCATCCCATGGATAG